The genomic segment GGATCGTCGCCGGCCCCTCGATCTCGCCCAGCGCCGTGGTCGCGCCGGCGGCGATCTCGATGCTGGGTGAGACCTTCCAGCCGCGACCGAGATCACGCGCGGCGTGCGCGCCGGTACCCTCGGTGGCCCGCCCGCCGGCACCGGGCGCGCCGGTGGGGTTCTCCGGGCTGATCGATCGGGTCCGGCCCGCGGTGAGTCGGGCGATCCCGGCCGTGCCTCGAGTGCTCATGATGTCCTCCGCGCCCGCCACGGCGGTCCGCTGATGTCCTCGGCGTCCCGCTGGCGCGGTCCGCTGATCTACCCGGCGTCCCGCTGGCGCGGTCCGTCCTGTCGCAAGAAACCGATTTCTCGTAAGGTAGGGCGAGGCCCCCCGGCAGTCAAGGGCCGGCGCCGCCCCATCGACGCCGGGGCCGCCGTCCTGGGGCGTGCGGCGCCCCGGCACACGATGGGAGGACGATGGTGGCCATGCCGACCATCTACGACGTGGCCCGCCAAGCCGGCGTCTCGCCGGCGACCGTGTCCCGGGTGCTGAACGGAAGATCCACAGTGGACGCCGGGCTGCGGGACCGGGTCAACGCGGCCGCGCAGCGGCTCGGCTACCGGCCCAACTCGCTGGCCCGCAACCTGCGCCGCGCCACCACCAACCTGTGGGCGGTGGTCATCTCCGACATCAACAACCCGTTCTTCACCGCGCTGGTGCGCGGCGTCGAGGATGTCGGCCAGGGGCTCGGCTACTCGGTCGTGCTGTGCAACTCCGACGAGAACCCGGACAAGGAGGCCGACTACCTGCGCGCGCTGCTCGCCGACCAGATCTCCGGCTTCATCGTCTCGCCGACCAGCCGCACCGAGAACCTCGCCGCGCTGCACGCGGCGGGCCGCGCCGTCGTGGCGATCGACCGGCGACCCCGCGGCCTCGCCGTCGACACCGTCCTGGTGGACAACGAACACGGTGCCCGACAAGCCACCACACACCTGGTCGAGCAGGGTTTCCGACGCATCGCGTGCATCACCGGCCCGGCCCGGCTGAGTACCGCCAGCCGGCGGTTGCGCGGCTACCGGGCGGCGCTGCGGGCGGCCGGCATCGAACCGGACCCTTCGCTTTCGCGGCACGCCGACTTCCGCCAGCACGGCGGGTACGCGGCGATGGCCAGCCTGCTCGCCACCCGGCCGGCACCGGACGCGGTCTTCGTGACCAACAACCTGATGACCGTCGGTGCCCTGGAGTGCCTGGCGGACAACGACATCCGCATCCCGCAGCAGGTCGGCGTCGTCGGCTTCGACGACGTACCGTGGGCCACCTTCATCCGGCCCCCGCTGTCCACCGTCACCCAGCCGACGTACGAGCTCGGGCGCACCGCCGCGACCCTGCTCAAGGCGCGCATCGACGACCCGGACCGGCCGCCGGAGACCGCCACCCTGCACACCACCCTGCACGCCCGGGCCAGCTCACGGCGGCCCTGACGGTGCGCCGCGCACCCCGGTCGGCCCACCTGTCGTAGCCTGCCCACGGGGGTGGATGCGATGGTCGAGGTGCCGGGGCACCAGGAGCCGCACGACACCGGTTCGCTCGGACAGCGGTTGAACTGGCTGCGTGCCGGCGTGCTCGGCGCCAACGACGGGATCGTCTCGACGGCCGGGCTGGTGGTCGGTGTCGCCTCGGCGACCGCCGCCCGCGGCCCGATCCTCACCGCCGGGCTGGCCGGCCTCGCCGCCGGCGCGGTCTCGATGGCACTCGGCGAGTACGTGTCGGTGTCCAGCCAGCGCGACACCGAACGGGCCCTGCTCCGGCAGGAGCGCCGCGAGCTGCGCGAGGACGCCGACGCCGAGCTCGCCGAGCTGACCGCGATCTACCAGGCGAAGGGGCTGCGGCCGGAGACCGCCCAGCAGGTCGCGAAGGAGCTGACCGAGCACGACGCGTTCGCCGCGCACGCCGAGGCGGAACTGGGCATCGACCCGGAGGCGCTGACCAACCCGTGGCACGCGGCGATCGCCTCGGCGATCTCGTTCACCGTCGGCGCGTTGCTGCCGCTCGCCGCGATCCTGCTGCCCCCGCACGGGCTGCGCACCCCGATCACGTTCGCCGTGGTGCTGGTGGCGCTCGCCATCACCGGTACCGTCGCGGCGAAACTCGGCAGCGCCCCCGCAGGCCGGGCCGCGGTCCGGGTCGTCGTCGGCGGCGCGATCGCAATGCTGGTCACCTTCGGCATCGGCCACGCGTTCGGTACCACCGCGGCCTGATCGGGTCGCTACCGGTGGGCCCGGCCGCCGGTACCGGTGACCACCCGCGCCGGGCAGCCACGGCCGGCGCGCGACCGCTGTTGTCAGCGGCCACGGAAGGCGGCGCGGTAGGCCGACGGTGAGGTGTGCAACGCGGTCGCGAGGTGGGCGCGCAGCGACGCCGCGGTACCGAAGCCGGCCTGCGCGGCGACCCGGTCGACCGGCACGTCGGTGCCCTCCAGCAACTCGCGGGCCCGTTCCAGCCGGCGCTGCAGCAGCCACTCCCCCGGCGCGACACCGACCTCGGCACGGAACCGCCGGGTGAAGGTGCGCACGCTCATCGAGCCGCGCCGCGCCAGCTCGGCGAGCGGCAGCGGGCGATCCAGGTGGGCCAGCGCCCACTCGCGGACCGCCGCGGTCGTCGCGGCGGTCGCCGCCGGCACCGGCTGCCGGATGTACTGCGCCTGGCCTCCCTCGCGGTGCGGCGCGACCACGGTGTCCCGAGCGATCTCGTTGGCGACCGCGGCACCGTGGTCGCGCCGGACCAGGTGCAGGCACAGGTCGATGCCGGCCGCCTCGCCGGCCGAGGTGAGCACCTCGCCCTCGTCCACGTACAGCACGTCGGGGTCCAGCCGCACGGCGGGAAACAGCGTGCGGAACAGCGGCGCGGACCGCCAGTGGGTGGTTGCCCGGCGCCCGTCCAGCAGGCCGGCCGCGGCCAGCACGAACGCACCGGTACAGATCGACGCGATCCGGCTGCCCGCCCGCCGCTGCGCGAGCGTCGCGGCGAGCCGCGCGTCCAGCCGGCCGGTCTCGTCGGTGGCACCCGGCGCGTGCGCGGCCGGGACCAGCACCGTGTCGGCGGTACCCACGGTGTCCGGCCCCCGCTCGACCACGATCGGGAAGTCGGCGTCGGTACGCACCGGGCCGGGCACCGGCGTGCAGGTCAGCACGCGGTAGAGCGGGTCGCCGGTGGCCGACCGGGCTCGCCCGAGCACCTGATGCACCAGACCGAGTTCCAACGGCACCACACCGTCCCGGACCAGCACGGCCACCCGGTGCGGCCGGCGGCCGGGCGGCGGTGGGGTGGCAGGCATGGCCTGATCCTTGCACATGTTGGCCTTCGGGCCAATCGCGTGCCGGGCCCGGGCCCGGCACGGTGGAGGCGTGAACGCAACCGATGGAGGAGGTTCGCGGTGAAGATCCTGTGGGTGTCGGCGCATCCGGAGCCGCGGTCGCTGACCGGCGCGCTGCGCGCCGACGGGCTGCGCACCCTCGCCGCGCTCGGCCACCTGTACCGCGAGTCGGACCTGTACGCGATGGGCTTCGACCCGGTGGTCCGACGCGATGACTACCCGGCCGAGCCGCCCGGCGCTCGGCTGGACGTGGCTGCGGCGTCGCACCGCGCGTACCGGGGTGGGACCCTGCCCGCCGAGATCCGCACCGAACAGGACAAACTACGCTGGGCGGACACCGTCGTGGTGCAGTTCCCGCTGTGGTGGTACGGCCTGCCGGCCATCCTCAAGGGCTGGTTCGACCGGGTGTTCGTCAAGGGGTTCGGCTACGGCGTGACCGATCGCGACACCGGCCGGATCCGCCGGTACGGCGACGGCACGCTCGCCGGCCGCCGCGCCCTCGCCGTGGTCACCGTCGGCGCGCACGGCCCGAGCCTGGGACCGCGCGGCATCCACGGTGACCTCACCGACACGCTGTTCGGCCTGCTGCACGGCACCTTCCACTACACCGGGATGCAGGTGCTGCCACCGCTGCTGCTCACCGGCGCGAACCGGGTGAGCGCGCAACGCTACGAGGCGATGCGCACCGAGCTGACCGACCGGTTGCACACCCTGGCCGACACCCCGCCGCTGCCGTACCGGTCGGAGCGCGGCGGCGACTACGACGCCGACCTGGTGCTGCGCGCCGACCTCGCCCCGGGCCGTACCGGCCCCGCCGTGCACAGCACCGACGGCGACGAGGAGCACCGGGCGCCGAAGACCGCGGCTGGGACCGTACCGCTGCCGTGACCACCGGGCGGTCCGGAGCGGGCCGGCGTGCGGGTCGGGAGCGGCTCAGCCGTCCGTCGACGCAACGCCGGTGTCCGCGTCGGCCCCGCTGGAGCCCGGCGCCGGTGCACCGTCGTCGCTGCGGAGCTCCATGAAACGGTCCGAATCGGCCAGCGGTCGGAAGCCGAACTGCCCGTAGAGACCGTGCGCGTCCGCGGTCGCCAGCATGACGCGCCGCAGACCCAGCGGTACCAGCGTCTCCCGGACCGCGGCCAGCAGCGCCTTGCCGACGCCCCGGCCGCGGGCGCCGGCGTCCACGAACACGTCGCAGAGCCAGGCGAACTCGACCTCGTCGGTGACCAGCCGGGCGTACCCGACCTGCTCGCCGTCCAGGTAGGCGCCGAAGTTGAGGGACTGCTCGATGCCACGGTCCACCTTCACCCGGGACCGGCCGCGGGCCCAGTACGACTCCTTCGAGAGCCACCGGAAGATCCGCTCCCGGTCCAGTCGGCCCGGGTCGGTGCAAATCTCGACATCCATGATCTCCGACGCTACGCCCGAGCCGGAGTCGCGGCCGAACGCCCGCCGGACGGGCGACGGACCTCCGCAGCCGCGAGCCGAGACCGGTCGGTCCATACTGACCGGAGAGGCGGGGCGACCGGAGCCCGCCGCAGGTCATGCCGCCGGCCGCACACCCGAGGCGGTGACGCCGGCCGGCGCACCACGGTGGACAGCGCGGGGTGGACAGCGCGAGGCACGCGCGGTGCGGTGCGAGCGGCTGGGACGGCGGCTCGGTGGCTCGGTGTCGGCATCGGAAATGCCGTGTGTTTGCTGAGACATTCCGCCACGACACCGTCCGATGTGGTCGATCGGCAGCCGGTCGGGCATGCTGGGGAGCGTCCCGGCCGGTCCGACGACAACGGCGTCGTCGGCACGGTTGTCGACGGCGACTTCACCCGGCCCCGCCGGATGGGGTCCGTGCGGTGCCACCGGGGGGTGCGGCGACGGCACAGGGTGTCTCCGGGTGGGTGTGGCAGTTCGGGCGGCAATGGGCGATTGTCCTGACCGCGAGTCCCGATAACACCACCGCTCGTTGAGCACAGATGTGACCTCGGCCCCGGCGGTTGGCCGCCCGCGGGTCCGGTTTGCGATGATGTCCTACGGTGCCTACGGCCGGGACTGCGGCCGTAGGCACCGCGACGGCTACGGGGGCCGGAGCACGACGCGCGTGTGAGGGGCCATGACCACGGGAGGCAACCGGCTGGTGAGTCCGGGGACGCAGATTCCGCGACCGCGAGGTGCCGTTGGCGCGCACCGCGCGGTGCCGCCGCGGGTGCGGCCGACCGGCTGGTGGTTCGACGTGGTGCTGGTCGCCATCTTCGTGGCGATCACCATCCCGCTGATCTTCAACGAGCGGCACATCCTGGCTCTCGACACCGCCGCGCTGCACTGGTCGGACAACCACCGCAACGCGCTGAGCTGGTGGACCGGATACGCGCTGAGCTGCCTCGGCCAGGGCGGCCCGCTGACCTACGGCACCCTCGCCATCGCGGTGTTCCTGGCCTGGCGCCGGCGCACCATCCGGCCGGTGTTCGTGCCGGCCGCCGCGTTCCTGCTCACCTACCTGGTGATCGGCCCGATCAAGGTGTGGAGCAACCGCGCCGTGCCGCACCACGGTCCGGTGGAGATGTTCGCGCACCCCTCCGGGCCGTACAGCATGGCCTACCCGTCCGGGCACACCGGCAACGCGATCGTCTGGTACGGGGCGCTGATGCTGCTCATCGGGCCGTACCTACCCCGGGCGATCTACTGGCTGGTCCGGTTCGGCGCGCCGGCGACGGTGGCGGCCACCATGGTGTACATCGACTACCACTGGCTGACCGACGTGGTCGCGGCGATCCCGCTCGGGCTGTTCCTGAGCCGGGTGCTCTACCGCATCCCGTTCGACACGATGCCGCTGCCACCCTGGCGACGACGGTCCGAGCAGCCGAGCAGGATCGAGTCCGACGAGCCGCGGCGCACGCTGCCCGCGCTCGTGCCGGCGTCCTGGGCCCAGCTGTCCGCCGGGCGACGCCCGGGCCCGCTGGCCCGGATCTGGTCCACCGGCCGGCCGGCCGGGCCGCCGGTCCGGTCCGACACGCCGGTGCAGCGCCGGCCCGGGGGCACCGGCCCGGCGGGCCGGCACCCGCACGCGCGAAGCGGCCCGATCCGGGTCCGCGACGATCACGAGTAGCCGCCCGGCCGCGGGCGTGGCCGCGAGCGACGATCCCGCCGTAGCGTGGTGCGGGTGACGACTCCCATCGCACCCGAACACCTGCCCCGCACGACCGGCGCGCTGCGCGCCTCGGGTCACCGGTACCGCAGCATCCGCATCGAGATCCGTGACAACCTGCTCGCCCGGCTGCGCGCGGGCCAGGATCCCTGGCCTGGCATCGTCGGCTTCGACACGACCGTTCTGCCCCAGTTGGAGCGGGCCCTGATCGCCGGGCACGACGTGGTGCTGCTCGGCGAGCGCGGCCAGGGCAAGACCCGTCTGCTGCGCGCCCTGGCCGGTCTGCTCGACGAGTGGTCCCCGGTCATCGACGGCGCCGAGCTGGGCGAACACCCGTACCAGCCGATCACGCCGGCGTCGCTGCGGCGGGCCGCCGAGCTCGGCGACGAGCTGCCGGTCGCCTGGCGGCACCGCTCCGAACGCTACGCGGAGAAGCTGGCCACGCCGGACACCAGCGTGGCCGACCTGGTCGGCGACGTGGATCCGGTGAAGGTCGCCGCCGGGCGCAGCCTCGGTGACCCGGAGACCATCCACTACGGTCTCGTGCCACGGGCGCACCGCGGCATCATCGCGGTCAACGAGCTGCCCGACCTGGCCGAGCGGATCCAGGTCGCGCTGCTCAACGTGATGGAGGAGCGCGACATCCAGGTCCGCGGGTACAACCTGCGGCTGCCGCTGGACGTGCTGCTGGTCGGGTCGGCCAACCCCGACGACTACACCAACCGTGGACGGATCATCACCCCGCTCAAGGACCGGTTCGGGGCCGAGATCCGCACCCACTATCCGCCGACGGTCACCGCCGAGATCGCACTGGTCCGGCAGGAGGCGCAGCTGGTCGCCGAGGTGCCGGACACCCTGCTGGAGGTGGTGGCGCGGCTGTCCCGGCTGCTGCGCGAGTCGACCTCGATCGACCAGCGTTCCGGCGTGTCGGCCCGGTTCGCGATCGCCGCAGCGGAGACCGTGGCCGCCGCCGCGCTGCGCCGTGCCGCGCTGACCGGCGAGGACCCGGCAGTGGCTCGGCCGGTCGACCTGACGACGGTGCCGGGGGTGCTGCGCGGCAAGCTGGAGTTCGAGCCCGGCGAGGAGGGCCGGGAGGACGAGCTGCTGCACTACCTGCTGCGTCGCGCGGTCGCGGAGACCGGCCGGTCCCGGCTGTCCGGGCTCGACCTGACCGAACTCGCCGACGCGGTCTCCGACGGCCACCAGGTACTCACCGGCGAACGGGTGCCGGCCGGCGAGGTGCTCGCCGCGCTGCCGAAGCTGCGCGTGCTCGACGAGTTGGTGGACCGGCTGCAGCTGCCGGCCGACGCGGGTGACGGGGCCCGCGCGGCGGCGGTCGAGCTGGCCCTGGAGCACCTCTACCTGACCCGCCGGCTGGCCAAGCAACCGACCGATGCCGACCCCGACACGGTGGTGTACGGAGCGTGACCGGACCGGTGGACCCCGCGACCGCGGTGGAAGGAACGCCGATGAGCGAGCGCCAGCGAACGAACCAGAAGCATCGCGTGTCGTGCCTCATCGGCGTTCCGACCAAGGAGGAACGTCAGTGAGCGAGCGCCAGCGAACGAACCAGAAGCATCGCGTGTCGTGCCTCATCGGCGTTCCGACCAAGGAGGAACGTCGATGAGTTCCGATCCGTCCTTCCGTTACTCCCGGTTCCTGGGCGGCCCGGACCCGCTGGCCCCGCCGTACGATCCGGCTGCCGCGCTGGACGCCATCGGCGACGACGTGCTGGCCGGCGCGTCCCCGTCGGCGGCGCTGCGCGAGCTGCTGCGCCGCGGTCTGGGCGACCGGGCCGGGCTGGACGAGCTGTCTCGCCGGGTGCACGAGCGGCGCCGGGAGCTGCGCTCCCGGTACCGGCTGGACGGCACGCTGCGGCAGGTCGACCAGCTGCTGCGGCAGGCGCTGGCGGACGAGCGCGACGCGCTGGCCGCGGAACGCTCCGACGACGCGCGGTTCCGGGAGATGCAGCTGGACGCGTTGCCGGCCGACACCGCCGGCGCGGTGCGCGAGCTCGCCGGCTACGACTGGCGCAGCGCCGAGGGCGCCGCGGCGTACGCCGAGATCCAGCGGCTGCTCGGCCGGGAGCTGCTGGACCAGCGGTTCGCCGGGATGCGGGACGCGATGCGGCAGGTCACCGACGCCGACGTGGCCCGGGTCGCGGACATGCTCGCCGATCTGAACGCGCTGCTTGCCGCGCATGCCCGCGGTGAGCCGGACATCGACCGCCGGTTCGCCGAGTTCATCCGCCAGCACGGCGAGTTCTTCCCGGAACGGCCGGGCAGCATCGACGAGCTGATCGAGTCGCTGGCGCAGCGCTCGGCGCAGGCGTCCCGGCTGCTCAACTCGCTGACCGAGGAGCAGCGCGCCGAACTGGCCGAGCTGTCCGCGCAGGCGTTCGGCGATCCGCGGATCGGCGCCGCGCTCGCCGAGCTGGACGCGCAGTTGCAGGCACTGCGGCCGGACCTGGACTGGTCCGGCGGGGCCGAGTTCGACGGCGATCAGCCGCTCGGGCTGGGCCAGGCGAGTCGGGCGATGGGCGAGCTGGCCGACCTGGATGCGCTGGCCGAGCAGCTGGCCCAGTCGTACCCGGGTGCGCAGCTGGCCGACATCGACCTGGAGGCGCTGGAGCGTACCCTCGGGCCGCGGTCGGTGGCCGACGCCCGCCGGCTGGCGGAGCTGGAGCAGGCGCTGCGCGCGGACGGGCTGTTCGAGCGGGCCGCGGACGGTTCGTTGCGGCTCTCGCCGCGGGCGCTGCGCCGGCTCGGCGAGACCGCACTGCGGGACGTGTCGCAGCAGCTGTCGGCACGTTCCGGTCAGCGTGACACCCGGCTGGCCGGCGCCGCCGGAGAGCCGACCGGCGCGAGCCGGGAGTGGCGCTTCGGCGACACCGAGCCCTGGGACGTGCCGCGCACGCTGGGCAACGCGGTGCTGCGGCGGGCCGCCGACCCGGCCGACGACGCGCCGTTCGCGCTGGCCGACGTGGCCATCGCGGAGACCGAGGCGCGCAGCCGGGCCGCGGTCGCGCTGTGCGTGGACACGTCCTGGTCGATGGTGGCCGAGGGGCGCTGGGTGCCGATGAAGCGCACCGCGCTGGCGCTGCATCAGCTGGTCCGCACCCGGTTCCGCACCGACGCGCTGGAGCTGATCACGTTCGGCCGGCTCGCCCGGACCGTCTCCGCCGAGGAACTGGTCGGCCTCGACGGCGCGTACGAGCAGGGCACCAACCTGCACCACGCGCTGCTGCTGGCCGGCCGGCACCTGCGCAAGCACCCCGACGCGCAGCCGGTGCTGTTGGTGGTCACCGACGGCGAGCCGACCGCGCGGCTGACCCCGGACGGCGACGGGCGCTTCGACTACCCGCCGGACCCGGAGACCCTCCGGGTGACCGTCGCGGAGCTGGATCACCTGGCACGGCTGGGCGCCGCGGTGACGGTGTTCATGCTCGGCGAGGACCCGAGCCTGCGGGCGTTCGTCGACCTGGTGGCGCGGCGTACCGGCGGCCGGGTGGTGACCCCGGACCCGGATGGTCTCGGCGCCGCGGTGGTCAGCGACTACCTGCGCTCCCGCCGCCGAACCTGAACACGGTTGGCTTGGCTGCCGGCGGATGGGGACCGCCGGCGGCCAGGCAAACCCGCCCGACGATGTCCGCCGTCGCTCGCCTCAGAGCCGGAACAGGGCGGCCACCCGGTCAGCCAGCACCTCCTCCGACACGGTGCCATCGACGGGGACCGCGGCCAGGCCCAGTTCGCGCAGTTCACCGGCCAGCCGGTCGGTGAACAGCCGGTCGCGTTCCAGCAGGTTGGCCAGCGCCCGCGGCGGTGCGCTGGTCCGCCCGGCGATGGTCCAGGTGTCGCCACGACGATCCAGGGCGAGTCGGCGGAACTCCGGGGTCGGCAACAGCCAGGCGGCCCGGGAAGGGTCGGCCAGCAGCGGCGCGACCAGCCGCGGCAGCAGCCGGAACCCCTCGACGATCACGCCCGAGGTGTCGGGCAGGGCGAGCAGGTCGTCGACGATGTGGCCGAAGCCCTCACCGCGGAACCAGTGGAACGTCTCCAGCATCGTCTCGGGGCTGCGCAGCAGCCAGCGCTCGTCCATGTCCATCGCGACGAACTCGGCCAGCCGCGGGCTGTCTGCCGCGGTGCTGCGGGCGGCGTGGTCGGACATCACCTCGTCGGTGCCGTAGTAGCGCAGCCCGTACCGGTCGGCGAGGCGGCGGGCGATCGTCGACTTGCCGGCACCCGACCCGCCGCCCAGCCAGTACACGTGACGCAGCCGCGCGGCCGGCGACCCGGCGCCCGGCGGCGGCGCGCTCATCGGTCCTGGCCCGCTGCCGGCTGCCCGGCGGTACCGGCGATCCGGGGACGGGCGGGCTCCAGCAGGTCCCAGCGGTTGCCGTACCGGTCGGTGAAGACGGCGACGGTGCCGTACGGCTCGTGCCGGGGATCCTCGGCGAACCGGACTCCGGCGGCGAGCAGCCGCGCGTGGTCGGCGGCGAAGTCGTCGGTGTAGAGGAAGAAGCCGACCCGGCCGCCGGTCTGGTCGCCGATCCTGGCCCGCTGCCGGTCGTCCGCCGCGCGGGCCAGCAGCAGCGCGGTGCCGGTGGTGTCGCCCGGCGACACCACCACCCACCGCTTGCCGTCGCCGAGAGCGGTGTCCTCGACCAGCCGGAAGCCCAGGTCGCCGACGTAGTGGGTGATCGCGGTGTCGTAGTCGTCGACCACGATGGTCACCAGTGCAAGACGTGCCATCCCGCCATCATGCCCGGCACCCGCGGCGTGCTTCACCGACGGCGGCGGGACAGCAGCCGGCGCAGCAGCCCCCGGCGGGCGACGGCACCGGGCAGCGGCCCGTCGATCACGGGGTGCCCGGCGGCCCGCCACGCCTTGGTGCCGCCGCGCACCGACAGCGCGGTACGGCCGAGGGCCGCGAGCCGCTGTGCCGCCTGCCAGGACCGCCCGCCGCTGGTACACACGGTGAGCAGTTGACCGCCGGGCAGTTCCCGGGCCGCGGCGGGCAACCGGTCCAGCGGAACGTTGCGGGCGCCGGCGACGTGCCCGGTCGCGTACTCCTCCGGCGTGCGGACGTCGAGCACCAGGTCGCCGGCCGCCCACGCCGCGGCCGCCACCTCGACGTCGATCCGCTCCGCGGTCCCCCGCGGGGTACCGTCCGATGCCGTGCTCCGCGCGCAGCCAGCTCGGTTCGCACCGGCTCGGGCCGCGCTCCGCGCCGGGCCAGGTCGGTCGGCACCGGACGGGGTCGGGTTCGCCGCCATGGTCCGACGGTACCGGGAAAGCGGTTCGAGAAGCCCGCAGGACATCCATCGGATCTTCACATCGGCTGTCGATACTTCTCGCATGCGGATCAGGCGGGTGCGTGGCTATCTGATCGTGTTCATGGTGGGCCTGGTGGTCAGCGGGCTGACGGCGTTCCCGCTGGTCAGCGAGTCGCGCCTGCTCGTGCAGGTGATGCACGCACTGTCGGTGGACTCGCTGTTGCCCGGCCCGGCGGCGTTTCTGGGCTCGGTCGCCGACGGGCTGCGCGACGCGAGCGTCCGCTACCCGTACCTCGCCTACGGCACCGACTGGCTGGCGTTCGCGCATCTGGTGATCGCGCTGGCCTTCGTCGGGCCACTGCGCGACCCGGTACGCAACGTCTGGGTGGTGCAGTTCGGGATGATCGCCTGTGTGGCGGTGATCCCGCTGGCGCTCATCGCCGGACCGATCCGGGACATCCCGCTGTACTGGCGCTTCGTCGACTGCTCGTTCGGCGTGTTCGGCATCGTCCCGCTGCTGCTCGCCTACCGGCAGATCCGCCGGGCCGACACCGCTGCGCCGCAACCGCTCGTCGCTGCCCGGAAGTGACGGCGCCGTCCGGTGGGGGCAGCCCTTGGCGGCCCTTTGCTCTGGACACCTGAGCGCACCACCGGGTGGTGCATACGAGTGTCCAGAGCAAAGGGTGCAGCGAAGGGATGGCCGCTCTGGGCGCCCGCCACGAGGGAGCGGCGGCCGGCGCCGCCCGCCACGAGGGGTGCGGACGGCGCCGGCGCTGCGGTCAGCGGTGCGACTGGTACTGGACGACCTGCTGGTAGGTGGGCCGGTTCTGCCAGCCGATCGTCGGATCGGTGACGCCGCCCAGCGGGTGCTGGATGATCGAGTCGGCGCACCACTGGTCGCCGGCGTCGCAGCTGTCGTCACCCGGGTACACCTGATCGGCCGGTTCGGCCGCGGCCTGCCGCAGGCTGGTCAGCAGCGCGGTACGGCACTGGGCCAGGTCACCGCCGCCGCAGAAGGTGGCGCCGAGCCCACCGGACACCGGCTTGCCGAGTACCGACCGCAGGTCCTTGTGCACGTAGCCCCACCAGCCGTACTGGAAGGACGAGCCCTTGTGGCCCTGGGACTCGTTGACCGAGCTACCGCCGCCGGTGTCGCCGTTCTGCCCGCCGGACGGCGACTCGTTGATCTGCAGCGCCGCGGCCTGCGCCGCGTACAGCGAGTCGCCCATGTCCGGGCGGAACTCGGCCGAGACCAGCAGCGGCCACCACGCGTCCATGATCCGGATGGTGTCTGCGTCCACGTAGGACTTGTCGCCGGCGCTGGCGGACACCCGGTGCGAACCCGCCTGCTGCCATGCCTTCAGCGCGTCCACCACCTTGGCCAGGTCCGGGTCGGTGACCG from the Actinocatenispora thailandica genome contains:
- a CDS encoding GlxA family transcriptional regulator, whose amino-acid sequence is MPATPPPPGRRPHRVAVLVRDGVVPLELGLVHQVLGRARSATGDPLYRVLTCTPVPGPVRTDADFPIVVERGPDTVGTADTVLVPAAHAPGATDETGRLDARLAATLAQRRAGSRIASICTGAFVLAAAGLLDGRRATTHWRSAPLFRTLFPAVRLDPDVLYVDEGEVLTSAGEAAGIDLCLHLVRRDHGAAVANEIARDTVVAPHREGGQAQYIRQPVPAATAATTAAVREWALAHLDRPLPLAELARRGSMSVRTFTRRFRAEVGVAPGEWLLQRRLERARELLEGTDVPVDRVAAQAGFGTAASLRAHLATALHTSPSAYRAAFRGR
- a CDS encoding NAD(P)H-dependent oxidoreductase, with translation MKILWVSAHPEPRSLTGALRADGLRTLAALGHLYRESDLYAMGFDPVVRRDDYPAEPPGARLDVAAASHRAYRGGTLPAEIRTEQDKLRWADTVVVQFPLWWYGLPAILKGWFDRVFVKGFGYGVTDRDTGRIRRYGDGTLAGRRALAVVTVGAHGPSLGPRGIHGDLTDTLFGLLHGTFHYTGMQVLPPLLLTGANRVSAQRYEAMRTELTDRLHTLADTPPLPYRSERGGDYDADLVLRADLAPGRTGPAVHSTDGDEEHRAPKTAAGTVPLP
- a CDS encoding phosphatase PAP2 family protein → MTTGGNRLVSPGTQIPRPRGAVGAHRAVPPRVRPTGWWFDVVLVAIFVAITIPLIFNERHILALDTAALHWSDNHRNALSWWTGYALSCLGQGGPLTYGTLAIAVFLAWRRRTIRPVFVPAAAFLLTYLVIGPIKVWSNRAVPHHGPVEMFAHPSGPYSMAYPSGHTGNAIVWYGALMLLIGPYLPRAIYWLVRFGAPATVAATMVYIDYHWLTDVVAAIPLGLFLSRVLYRIPFDTMPLPPWRRRSEQPSRIESDEPRRTLPALVPASWAQLSAGRRPGPLARIWSTGRPAGPPVRSDTPVQRRPGGTGPAGRHPHARSGPIRVRDDHE
- a CDS encoding VIT1/CCC1 transporter family protein, whose protein sequence is MVEVPGHQEPHDTGSLGQRLNWLRAGVLGANDGIVSTAGLVVGVASATAARGPILTAGLAGLAAGAVSMALGEYVSVSSQRDTERALLRQERRELREDADAELAELTAIYQAKGLRPETAQQVAKELTEHDAFAAHAEAELGIDPEALTNPWHAAIASAISFTVGALLPLAAILLPPHGLRTPITFAVVLVALAITGTVAAKLGSAPAGRAAVRVVVGGAIAMLVTFGIGHAFGTTAA
- a CDS encoding LacI family DNA-binding transcriptional regulator, which codes for MPTIYDVARQAGVSPATVSRVLNGRSTVDAGLRDRVNAAAQRLGYRPNSLARNLRRATTNLWAVVISDINNPFFTALVRGVEDVGQGLGYSVVLCNSDENPDKEADYLRALLADQISGFIVSPTSRTENLAALHAAGRAVVAIDRRPRGLAVDTVLVDNEHGARQATTHLVEQGFRRIACITGPARLSTASRRLRGYRAALRAAGIEPDPSLSRHADFRQHGGYAAMASLLATRPAPDAVFVTNNLMTVGALECLADNDIRIPQQVGVVGFDDVPWATFIRPPLSTVTQPTYELGRTAATLLKARIDDPDRPPETATLHTTLHARASSRRP
- a CDS encoding sigma 54-interacting transcriptional regulator, with amino-acid sequence MTTPIAPEHLPRTTGALRASGHRYRSIRIEIRDNLLARLRAGQDPWPGIVGFDTTVLPQLERALIAGHDVVLLGERGQGKTRLLRALAGLLDEWSPVIDGAELGEHPYQPITPASLRRAAELGDELPVAWRHRSERYAEKLATPDTSVADLVGDVDPVKVAAGRSLGDPETIHYGLVPRAHRGIIAVNELPDLAERIQVALLNVMEERDIQVRGYNLRLPLDVLLVGSANPDDYTNRGRIITPLKDRFGAEIRTHYPPTVTAEIALVRQEAQLVAEVPDTLLEVVARLSRLLRESTSIDQRSGVSARFAIAAAETVAAAALRRAALTGEDPAVARPVDLTTVPGVLRGKLEFEPGEEGREDELLHYLLRRAVAETGRSRLSGLDLTELADAVSDGHQVLTGERVPAGEVLAALPKLRVLDELVDRLQLPADAGDGARAAAVELALEHLYLTRRLAKQPTDADPDTVVYGA
- a CDS encoding GNAT family N-acetyltransferase; translation: MDVEICTDPGRLDRERIFRWLSKESYWARGRSRVKVDRGIEQSLNFGAYLDGEQVGYARLVTDEVEFAWLCDVFVDAGARGRGVGKALLAAVRETLVPLGLRRVMLATADAHGLYGQFGFRPLADSDRFMELRSDDGAPAPGSSGADADTGVASTDG